The window ctgtaccatggaggtaatctcctctgattcactaactttgGAGgtaatctcctctgattcactaacttctttttcagaaggGTCACAGCATcaaggctacagcactgtcaacatgatcaatttggtagggagtaggattgaggcagctgccctccagtGTTAGCACAtggcataaatgtaaataaagatggaatcattttcttcaaaatttattaacagcattgtcagataaacatctactgtagtggaattttcttccatgATCTGTTATCATCAAAGtgatctgacaaaagaggatttgAGGGAAAACTACTAAaagttcaatttcaatgccataggtcagaacaagatcaagaaTGTGATTGAAatagtgggtgggtttattaacattttgagtgaaaccagttgaatcgaattaaatgcagtgctgagactattattttcaacatctacatgaatgttaaaatctcccactataatgactttatctgaactaagcactaaatcagataagaagtctggaaattcagttaaaaactcaggtggacggtacacaatgacaagtagagctgttttttttgttttccagtatgGATGcgagaggctaagagtgaggctctcaaatgagttgtaactgttctgaggatgaaagtttaataagtttgagtggaagattgcagcaactcctccacctcgacctgtgcttcgaaAAAAATGACCATTTTTATGATGGAGTGGGGTTGATTCATGCAGCCAGGTctcagtaagacagagtaagtcaatttggtgatcagttatcaagtAATTTACtgacagagatttagaagaaagagacctaatatttatttatatttaatatctgttcagtaagaggagtagtcttaatttttattatgtttttatgaataactcctcttgtgttaacttctgatttatatgatttgatttaaccctgtttgagaaaatgttttaccttCAAGTAATCTAAGTAATCTAATCCTTACTCTAATAATTGAAACACTGCTGAATAGTGCCTATTTTGCAAACATAACTTTTCTTTTAGGGAAAGCTGCTTGTTCTGATCTTGACTTACTGATAAAGACTTGGTATCATACCctatatattcaattcaatttagttCAATTTTATTggtatagcaccaaatcacaatacaaatcatctcaaggcactttacaaaaacggaagaaaaaacctccagcagaaccgagctcccatctgcctcgaccagttggtgtgaggagaaagaaaagaagagcaacaataaacaacaaatagacactgcaggttggtgggatcagtaactgcatatcagcgatatacagcaccaggaccagggacacctgcagaaggtacagagagagaacagagagagagggagagagcacaaactaggggagaaagagagcacaaggttagtgacattcaatggtggaatatacatgtgaggtgggaggagaggaagagaggggaagggaagggagtgttagggttagggtagggaagctcagtgcaccgatggttctTGGGCAGTCTAGttctatagcagcataactaagggatggttcagggttacctgaagccagccctaactatacgctttgccaaaaaggaaggttttaagtcttgccttaaaaatacagtgtgtctgcctcctgaacccagactgggagctggttccacagaggaggagctaaaggctctgcctcccattctgcttttggaaactctgggaaccacaagtagacctgcgctctgagagtgaagtggtctattagTGGTGTGTATTTAGTGagaataactcctcttctgttaacttctggtTTATTTCATTAATATGTTTGAGGgacagacacaatctctatgtggtttgaggggggtgacagCTCGAGCTAAGGAACCTCTGCCTGGTCACCCAGGGTTACgtccggagctgcccttggaccactAACAGACTCTGAGcctgagcttggtggctccacacctgctagCCGCCCTTCCAAATAtgtgatcctcgcctccaaagctagcagaaccttgcacttattacaggtatcattatcactaaaggaggcagcggaataactaaacatgtggcacaccgagcaggaaagagagagagggagaagccatgttactaacTACCcaagctaactggtaggctaacgaacgctaagtctgggaatagcaataaataccagtcaaaatagaaaggtacttgactagtaccgaTATGTaggttaatgaattgtttaaaGAGTTTTGATAGTTTTTcggtgtgttagactaaagctagtctgttgctaatctgttgACGAACAATACAGCACGACGCGATTGCAGTATGAAGTGACACTTAACTACTAAACTAAAGGTGTGAGTGAGGTTGTTTGTTAACCCTTTCCACTCTTGTGCTTCTGATTTTGGGCccgtttctttttttaaaatgtgactggCTATTCTTACTGTGAGTAGGTTGTCAAGACTGGCACATTTGGCTTTTCAAAACACCAAATAGCTAAAACTCATAATTGTTTATTGTCGTGCTTCGTTTACACTGCATTAGAAATAGTAAAATTGCAGTTCATAATTTTAACAGGTTCCCATATATCATGCAATGtggaaaaaataacaaaagataAATGCTTCAAACCTAACCATTACCTGTTTTTATTAACAATAGACCCAATTTCATAACACAACAATTTTATTAACCATAAATTAAGGGTGGGAGCAATGTAGAGGAGTTGTAATAAATTTTACTAGTTTCCAAAATGCTCCTTAATTACCATTTCACCTTGAGATGACATTGAGGTAATAACCTGATTTTGCTTTACCTTTAACAGTGATACCTCTACAATCTGAAATTCCTCATTGCCAAATTgcataaatgttaaaaagtttAATCATGTACTCCTTCACTTTTTCTGAAAGGTCATACtgtcatgtgattttttttttttgtcctagtTCCGCTACTACCTTACATTGTTGTTGTAGTGTGCTGAAGTGGCTACTCCAAGTATTGAGTGGGTCCTCTCTATGAAGGGTGATAAcctctcctccaccctcctAACATCACAGAGAACCTCCACAAACTTTGATGGACGTGGATGACTGAAGACAAACAGAAGGCAGGCAGAGTTCCACCCCCATGAACACTGACAACAGTATTTTCCGGCGTGtaaatcacactttttttaatcatctgGCTTGCCGTGCGACTTTATATAGTGAGGACACTTATacatgtatatttacagtaattttaatGAGTCAAGCAGAACTACTAGTGTTAGATGACATTCCTGGAACTTTTGACTCAGTTGAAgatactgtactgctgaaaaagtaaaaacatttatgttcacgctaaactctaactcctagtgtaacacaagtgagAATGCcacacaaaagaaagagctatactgcagacttcaaagtgcaggtaataaagtatggagctgaaacaaagtttggagtgaatgTCGACATTCAGACAACCCAAGAGGACATGACAATCCCCCACCAGCCTTGacgttggtgcagttgtttaacgcTTCTTGACATGGATAAATGATTTTCGTAATGCAcgtctgcttgttgtta of the Mastacembelus armatus chromosome 11, fMasArm1.2, whole genome shotgun sequence genome contains:
- the LOC113126816 gene encoding large proline-rich protein BAG6-like; amino-acid sequence: MDTSSVSALSSYTSMPERPTNTRPKTEADIITSSNDSHPRPSKFVEVLCDVRRVEERLSPFIERTHSILGVATSAHYNNNVR